Proteins encoded by one window of Dyella humicola:
- the mug gene encoding G/U mismatch-specific DNA glycosylase codes for MPDSLPDIIAPHLTVLFCGINPGMMAAATGHHFAGRANRFWRVIHLAGFTAQEILPENDRLILRNHCGLTSVVKRPTARADQLSPEDFISSAAGFEQKVGRYAPRFVAFLGKAAYAALSGQREVAWGLQAATIEHSAIWVLPNPSGRNRAFSLDQLVEAYRQLYLAAG; via the coding sequence ATGCCTGACTCCCTCCCCGACATCATCGCTCCGCATCTAACCGTGCTGTTCTGCGGCATCAACCCCGGAATGATGGCGGCGGCCACCGGGCATCATTTTGCCGGACGCGCGAATCGGTTCTGGCGAGTGATTCATCTTGCCGGCTTCACTGCGCAGGAAATCCTGCCCGAAAACGACCGCCTGATCCTTCGAAACCACTGTGGCCTGACGTCGGTGGTAAAACGGCCAACAGCACGGGCAGATCAGCTGTCGCCCGAAGATTTCATTTCTTCTGCCGCCGGGTTCGAGCAAAAGGTCGGGCGCTATGCACCGCGTTTCGTCGCCTTTCTCGGCAAGGCGGCGTACGCCGCGTTATCGGGTCAACGAGAGGTCGCCTGGGGTTTGCAAGCCGCGACCATCGAGCACTCTGCCATTTGGGTACTACCCAATCCCAGCGGGCGGAATCGCGCGTTTTCGCTCGATCAACTGGTCGAGGCTTACCGCCAACTCTATCTGGCGGCAGGTTAG
- a CDS encoding DNA-3-methyladenine glycosylase, with the protein MSKGSHRAVAWPGAVLLRSFYEQPATTVAPQLLNKILASADGRAGRIVEVEAYVGSVDPAAHTFRGKTARNAIMFGPAGHMYVYFTYGMHWCCNCVCTPAGDGVLIRAIEPLHGLERMREARPWGTKDRDLCRGPARLTQAMGITGEQNGIDLAGARDGYAIIDDGIAAPENLSGGPRVGIRLAKDLPWRWRVPNNRYVSGPVLTSA; encoded by the coding sequence CCTCTTGCGATCGTTCTACGAACAGCCAGCAACCACGGTGGCGCCGCAGTTGCTCAATAAAATACTGGCCTCCGCCGACGGTCGGGCAGGTCGTATCGTCGAGGTAGAGGCCTATGTCGGTTCGGTCGACCCGGCAGCGCACACCTTTCGTGGCAAAACCGCGAGAAACGCCATCATGTTTGGCCCTGCGGGGCATATGTATGTTTACTTCACCTATGGCATGCATTGGTGTTGCAATTGCGTGTGCACGCCGGCGGGCGACGGCGTGCTTATCCGGGCGATCGAGCCTTTGCATGGCCTGGAGCGAATGCGCGAAGCGCGTCCCTGGGGGACCAAGGATCGCGACCTGTGCCGGGGGCCGGCTCGCCTGACACAGGCGATGGGCATTACCGGGGAGCAAAATGGCATTGATCTAGCCGGCGCGCGTGATGGCTACGCCATCATTGACGACGGTATCGCGGCACCGGAAAACCTCTCGGGTGGACCTCGAGTCGGCATCCGACTGGCAAAAGATCTGCCGTGGCGATGGCGCGTGCCGAATAATCGGTACGTATCTGGCCCCGTGCTGACAAGCGCCTAA